From a region of the Falco peregrinus isolate bFalPer1 chromosome 5, bFalPer1.pri, whole genome shotgun sequence genome:
- the SELENOK gene encoding selenoprotein K isoform X2 — protein MRSGEGQSRGAPAAAAMVYISNGQVLDNQSRAPWRLSTITDFFWSIADFVVLFFQSIIQPDLRRRGYTSSSYSGYNDGRGPPAHPRRRMGRINHWGGGPSPPPMAGGG, from the exons ATGCGCAGCGGGGAGGGGCAGTCCCGGGGCgcgcccgcggccgccgccatGGTGTACATCTCCAACG GACAAGTTTTGGATAACCAGAGCCGGGCTCCTTGGCGCTTGTCAACGATAACAGATTTCTTCTGGTCCATAGCAGATTTTGTGGTCCTATT tttccagagCATTATTCAACCAGATTTGAGAAGAAGAGGCTATACGTCTTCCTCCTATTCCGGATACAATGATGGAAGAGG gcCTCCAGCACATCCTCGCCGGAGGATGGGTCGAATAAATCACTGGGGTGGAGGCCCCAGTCCACCACCAATGGCTGGAGGTGGATGA
- the SELENOK gene encoding selenoprotein K isoform X1 gives MRSGEGQSRGAPAAAAMVYISNGQVLDNQSRAPWRLSTITDFFWSIADFVVLFFQSIIQPDLRRRGYTSSSYSGYNDGRGPPAHPRRRMGRINHWGGGPSPPPMAGGGUGR, from the exons ATGCGCAGCGGGGAGGGGCAGTCCCGGGGCgcgcccgcggccgccgccatGGTGTACATCTCCAACG GACAAGTTTTGGATAACCAGAGCCGGGCTCCTTGGCGCTTGTCAACGATAACAGATTTCTTCTGGTCCATAGCAGATTTTGTGGTCCTATT tttccagagCATTATTCAACCAGATTTGAGAAGAAGAGGCTATACGTCTTCCTCCTATTCCGGATACAATGATGGAAGAGG gcCTCCAGCACATCCTCGCCGGAGGATGGGTCGAATAAATCACTGGGGTGGAGGCCCCAGTCCACCACCAATGGCTGGAGGTGGATGAGGAAGGTAA